One genomic segment of Rhizobium viscosum includes these proteins:
- a CDS encoding J domain-containing protein, with protein MLGLERDASGEAIRLAWRKAAKGAHPDAGGDTDHFNRLQIAYELLQDPVRRRVYDDTGYDPQLADPKDLEGVLMLESLVNEVILDEREPGSFDPVAAMRRKLSDDIVKSRFHILELERHRARVRKHIDRLGRRPETDVLGSMLRARSEAIADAIRKTEKQIETIEHTYTMLEGYSYEVEVLAPLEEVEMDVAEPQRGEAAE; from the coding sequence ATGCTTGGACTGGAGCGCGACGCCAGTGGCGAGGCGATCAGGCTTGCCTGGCGCAAGGCCGCCAAGGGGGCGCATCCGGATGCCGGCGGCGACACCGATCATTTCAACCGGCTGCAGATCGCCTACGAACTCCTGCAGGATCCCGTGCGCCGGCGCGTCTACGACGATACCGGTTATGATCCGCAGCTGGCAGACCCCAAGGATCTCGAAGGCGTGCTGATGCTGGAATCGCTCGTCAACGAGGTGATCCTCGACGAGCGTGAACCCGGCAGCTTCGACCCCGTCGCCGCCATGCGCCGCAAACTGTCCGACGACATCGTCAAGAGCCGCTTCCACATCCTGGAGCTCGAACGCCATCGCGCCCGCGTGCGCAAACATATAGACCGCCTCGGCCGCCGCCCGGAAACCGACGTGCTCGGCTCCATGCTGCGCGCCCGCAGCGAAGCCATCGCCGACGCCATCCGCAAGACAGAAAAGCAGATCGAGACGATCGAGCATACCTATACGATGCTCGAGGGCTACTCGTATGAGGTGGAGGTTCTGGCCCCGCTGGAAGAGGTGGAGATGGATGTCGCGGAGCCGCAGCGGGGGGAAGCTGCGGAGTAG
- a CDS encoding YdcF family protein, translating to MFVFAKIFWIVSQPVTIFFLLMALSVLLMFFSFRRLAIAAGLLSLVLIFVSFYTTSGALIVQELEDRFPRPAAPADVACIVLLGGGIATKVDGVRGGYNLDDAADRYIETVRLAGVYPNAMIVMSGGDGSLGGGRVKEADVIRRMFDDFHIDPARVEYDGESRDTYENAINTRVILQRLNLDHCLLVTSGFHMPRAVAIFRNLGMNVTPWVADYRTTGEQGLTLSVGHPIDNADLLTTGLREWIGIVAYYFAGRVSTLYPQ from the coding sequence ATGTTTGTCTTCGCCAAGATTTTCTGGATCGTTTCCCAGCCGGTGACGATCTTCTTCCTCCTGATGGCGCTCAGCGTGCTTCTCATGTTCTTTTCCTTCCGGCGGCTCGCCATCGCGGCCGGGCTCCTGTCGCTGGTGCTCATCTTTGTAAGCTTTTACACCACATCAGGTGCGCTGATCGTGCAGGAACTGGAGGATCGCTTTCCACGGCCGGCCGCACCTGCCGATGTCGCCTGCATTGTCCTGCTCGGCGGCGGGATCGCGACAAAAGTCGATGGCGTGCGCGGTGGCTACAACCTGGATGACGCGGCTGATCGCTATATCGAAACGGTGCGGCTGGCTGGCGTCTATCCCAATGCCATGATCGTCATGTCCGGCGGCGATGGCAGTCTCGGCGGCGGTCGCGTCAAGGAAGCGGATGTCATCCGCAGGATGTTCGACGATTTCCATATCGACCCGGCCCGTGTCGAATATGACGGGGAGTCGCGCGATACTTATGAGAACGCCATCAATACAAGGGTGATCTTGCAGCGGCTGAACCTCGACCACTGCCTGCTCGTGACATCGGGTTTCCACATGCCGCGGGCGGTGGCAATCTTCCGCAATCTCGGCATGAACGTGACGCCCTGGGTCGCCGATTACCGTACGACCGGAGAACAGGGCCTCACGCTCTCGGTCGGCCATCCGATTGACAATGCCGACCTTTTGACCACGGGCCTGCGGGAATGGATCGGCATCGTCGCCTATTATTTCGCTGGCCGCGTCTCGACCCTTTATCCGCAGTGA
- a CDS encoding alpha/beta fold hydrolase codes for MPTQILFIQGAGETTHDEWDNKLVDSLARELGEAYSIRYPRMPDEADPHYQAWKAAIGTEFQTLEDGAILIGHSFGGTVLLHALAEEWPAFEPGAVILIAPPFMGAGGWESDEIARRDDFSESLPEGLPVLIYHGSEDDTVPFAHIEAYARAIPDAVLCSLPGRDHQLDNDLADVAKDIRSLAV; via the coding sequence ATGCCAACACAGATCCTCTTCATCCAGGGCGCCGGCGAAACCACCCACGATGAGTGGGACAACAAGCTCGTCGACAGCCTCGCCCGCGAACTCGGCGAGGCCTATTCTATCCGCTATCCCCGCATGCCCGATGAAGCGGACCCGCATTATCAGGCCTGGAAAGCCGCTATTGGTACCGAGTTCCAGACGCTCGAAGACGGGGCCATCCTGATCGGCCATTCCTTCGGCGGCACGGTGCTTCTCCACGCGCTTGCAGAAGAATGGCCGGCATTCGAGCCCGGCGCCGTCATCCTCATCGCGCCGCCTTTCATGGGTGCCGGCGGATGGGAGAGCGATGAGATCGCCAGGCGCGACGACTTTTCCGAAAGCCTGCCGGAGGGGTTGCCCGTGCTCATCTATCACGGCAGCGAGGATGACACCGTGCCCTTTGCCCATATCGAGGCTTACGCCAGGGCAATCCCGGATGCCGTCCTCTGCTCGCTGCCGGGGCGCGATCACCAGCTCGACAATGATCTCGCCGACGTGGCCAAGGATATACGCTCGCTGGCCGTATAG
- a CDS encoding adenylate/guanylate cyclase domain-containing protein, with protein sequence MSTPALDRKLLAILAADMVGYSKAMEADEAGTIRRLKAIRADLINPAISERHGTVIKLMGDGALVAFDSVVDAVACAAEFQNAVAARNADLPEPERIIFRVGINLGDVALVDGDLYGDGVNVAARLEQLAEPGGVMVSGTAYDHLQGKLDWPLDFAGEQQVKNISRPVRMYRLRLHGKRARRPLLGMIPHWAGTAAAAIVALALAGGGVWWFLQPEPLSGKPSVAVLPFDNFGGDEASGRLADGLTEDIITDLARFPEFEVVARNSTEVYKGKPVDARQVATALHVGFVLEGSIQRQSGRVRITAQLIDAKTGHHLWSENWDRPAEDVFAVQTEIAEQVANRLGGGVGLIQAAGRAAAKRKRPENLNAYDYYLLGSEKIEKLTKADEEDAITFLNRAIELDPGLARAWVELYHAHEILSLFGVDPESNRKAADDVAERAVQLDPSDAEAHAVFGMSLANKGDMGRAKSELDTALRLAPGSSEILTFYTGYAARFGEPERGAQMVDQVMRLDPNYPMWTSNFFSPAYFMAGRYEDAVKMLERMTPDSYQKWTWVVRSSSLAALGRTDEANASAQEALKQHPDLTVEGMINEPGLSVIERSRFIETMPLAGFPVCAKPEALAKLAKPVRLPECEAEKANSPGQP encoded by the coding sequence ATGAGTACCCCCGCACTCGACCGGAAGCTGCTCGCGATCCTGGCGGCGGATATGGTAGGCTACTCGAAGGCGATGGAGGCCGATGAGGCCGGCACCATCAGGCGACTGAAGGCCATCCGCGCCGACCTGATCAATCCCGCCATATCTGAGCGCCATGGCACCGTTATCAAGCTGATGGGCGACGGCGCGCTCGTCGCCTTCGATAGCGTGGTCGATGCGGTTGCCTGCGCCGCAGAGTTTCAGAATGCCGTAGCGGCGCGCAACGCCGACCTGCCGGAGCCTGAGCGCATCATATTCCGCGTCGGGATCAATCTGGGCGACGTAGCCTTGGTGGATGGCGATCTCTATGGGGATGGGGTGAATGTCGCCGCGCGGCTGGAACAATTGGCGGAGCCTGGCGGCGTGATGGTGTCGGGGACGGCATACGATCACCTCCAGGGCAAACTAGACTGGCCGCTCGATTTCGCCGGCGAGCAGCAGGTCAAGAACATCAGCCGTCCGGTGCGGATGTATCGGCTGAGGCTCCACGGCAAACGGGCGCGTCGCCCGCTACTCGGAATGATACCGCATTGGGCCGGGACGGCTGCGGCGGCGATCGTGGCACTTGCACTGGCGGGCGGCGGGGTCTGGTGGTTCTTGCAGCCCGAACCTTTGAGCGGCAAGCCGTCGGTGGCGGTCCTGCCCTTCGACAATTTTGGCGGCGACGAGGCCAGCGGGCGTCTGGCCGATGGCCTGACGGAGGATATCATCACCGACCTCGCGCGCTTTCCCGAATTCGAGGTGGTGGCGCGCAATTCGACGGAAGTTTACAAAGGCAAGCCGGTGGATGCCCGACAGGTCGCAACTGCGCTCCATGTCGGCTTTGTGCTGGAAGGCTCGATCCAACGGCAGAGCGGCCGGGTACGGATAACAGCACAGTTGATCGATGCAAAAACCGGCCATCATCTCTGGTCTGAGAACTGGGACCGGCCCGCCGAGGACGTGTTTGCCGTTCAGACCGAAATCGCCGAGCAGGTCGCCAACCGCCTCGGCGGCGGAGTGGGACTGATTCAGGCGGCCGGGCGGGCTGCGGCCAAGCGCAAACGGCCTGAAAACCTGAATGCCTATGATTATTATCTGCTCGGGTCCGAGAAGATTGAAAAGCTCACCAAAGCCGATGAGGAGGACGCCATTACCTTTCTCAACCGTGCCATCGAGCTGGACCCGGGGCTGGCACGGGCCTGGGTAGAACTTTACCATGCTCATGAAATATTGAGTTTGTTTGGTGTCGATCCCGAGAGCAACCGCAAGGCGGCTGACGATGTGGCCGAACGCGCTGTACAGCTTGATCCGAGCGACGCTGAAGCACATGCGGTGTTTGGAATGAGCCTTGCCAACAAGGGCGACATGGGCCGCGCCAAATCCGAGCTGGACACGGCCCTTCGCCTGGCTCCGGGTTCGTCCGAAATCCTGACTTTCTATACCGGCTATGCAGCACGCTTCGGCGAACCCGAACGCGGCGCTCAAATGGTCGACCAAGTCATGCGGCTCGACCCGAACTATCCGATGTGGACGTCCAACTTCTTCTCGCCTGCCTATTTCATGGCGGGCCGGTATGAGGACGCGGTGAAGATGCTGGAGCGCATGACGCCTGACAGCTACCAGAAGTGGACCTGGGTGGTGCGCAGCAGTTCCCTCGCGGCATTGGGTCGAACCGATGAGGCCAATGCCTCGGCTCAAGAAGCTCTCAAGCAACACCCGGACCTGACTGTAGAGGGCATGATCAATGAACCCGGCCTAAGCGTCATAGAGCGCAGTCGATTCATAGAGACGATGCCGTTAGCCGGCTTCCCTGTTTGCGCCAAGCCCGAAGCGCTGGCGAAACTCGCCAAACCTGTGCGACTGCCGGAATGCGAGGCGGAGAAGGCGAACTCTCCCGGACAGCCATAG
- a CDS encoding winged helix-turn-helix transcriptional regulator, with protein MLDTITHLKVPVEQKDRSVCLGPDGSVAHVARVMRMISGRWKLPILFRLSAEPFMRTLQLKRDMPGISQKMLTQHLRELEQDGLIERRDFGEQPPRVEYRLTGAGRALMPVLMAAREFSRGN; from the coding sequence ATGCTCGACACAATTACGCACTTAAAAGTGCCTGTAGAACAGAAAGACCGCTCCGTCTGCCTCGGGCCTGACGGTTCCGTCGCGCATGTGGCGCGGGTCATGCGGATGATCAGCGGGCGATGGAAGCTGCCGATCCTGTTCCGGCTCTCTGCCGAGCCCTTCATGCGCACGCTGCAGCTGAAGCGGGATATGCCGGGCATTTCGCAGAAGATGCTGACCCAGCATTTGCGGGAGCTGGAGCAGGACGGGCTTATCGAGCGGCGGGATTTCGGCGAGCAGCCGCCGCGCGTGGAATATCGGCTGACGGGGGCGGGCAGGGCGCTGATGCCGGTGCTGATGGCGGCGCGGGAATTTTCGCGGGGTAACTGA
- a CDS encoding ABC transporter substrate-binding protein, whose amino-acid sequence MASIFIASGATHNVHAADLVIAVPNWPSGQATANILKVAISKNFGLAAELREMGELNAFAGLESGELDIHPEVWRPNLDAAIEKYVDEKKAVTLAKRAVAAWQGLCATEDAEKAGIKSVKDLSDPEKGALLDTDGDGRGELWIGAATWTSASIERVRALSYGYARNLTLVEAEEDVGMAAVDAAVATGRPMVFACYAPHNVFELHKVTRLEEPAYDPARWKIAPGSDPLWIEHSKADVAWPPSEFHIAWSTSFGAKHADVAAFLEKVDLTPEEVTAMTYALQVERQPPADYAEKWVAKNAARIEGWAKP is encoded by the coding sequence ATGGCATCCATATTCATAGCGTCGGGCGCCACTCACAACGTCCATGCCGCCGATCTCGTCATCGCCGTGCCGAACTGGCCGTCGGGACAGGCAACCGCCAATATCCTGAAGGTCGCGATCAGCAAGAACTTCGGCCTTGCGGCCGAACTGCGCGAAATGGGCGAGCTCAACGCCTTTGCCGGGCTTGAGAGCGGCGAGCTCGATATCCACCCCGAGGTCTGGCGGCCGAACCTCGATGCGGCAATCGAAAAATATGTCGATGAGAAGAAGGCGGTAACTCTGGCAAAACGCGCGGTTGCCGCCTGGCAGGGCCTCTGCGCCACCGAGGATGCCGAAAAGGCCGGCATCAAAAGTGTCAAGGACCTCTCAGACCCTGAAAAAGGCGCCCTGCTGGACACCGATGGCGATGGCCGCGGCGAGCTCTGGATCGGTGCCGCGACCTGGACATCGGCGAGCATCGAGCGGGTGCGTGCCTTGAGCTACGGTTACGCCAGGAACCTGACGCTGGTGGAGGCGGAAGAGGATGTCGGCATGGCAGCCGTCGATGCCGCCGTCGCGACCGGCCGGCCGATGGTCTTTGCCTGCTACGCGCCGCACAATGTCTTCGAACTGCACAAGGTGACGCGGCTGGAAGAGCCGGCTTACGACCCCGCACGATGGAAGATCGCACCCGGCAGCGATCCGCTCTGGATCGAACATTCGAAGGCCGATGTCGCCTGGCCGCCATCGGAATTCCACATCGCCTGGTCGACGTCCTTCGGCGCCAAACATGCCGATGTCGCCGCCTTTCTGGAGAAGGTCGATCTGACGCCTGAGGAAGTGACTGCCATGACCTATGCGCTGCAGGTGGAGCGCCAGCCGCCTGCCGACTATGCGGAAAAATGGGTGGCTAAGAATGCCGCCCGCATTGAGGGATGGGCAAAGCCATGA
- a CDS encoding MBL fold metallo-hydrolase, which produces MAIDVELSSYPGLDERIVVVRAGDEVDCVFVRTERFNVLVDTLATPSLCARAMELLADRIHDRPLVVINSHMDWDHFWGNLAIDIHVPIIAHDKAIERLRDPSAQQTLAEKRSQESRFRDVEIVMPTASFSGESMTLHGGDLTLELLHTPGHTPDHVAVWIPELQVCLAVDAVEHPIPEVWSRSPDDLRNLCLSLRKIRDLLPRYVILAHGQTADPSIVERNIAYFENLRDAVARLPESLLAQDALNEQPGCRIEDFVTFPVGMPEETRAFYRNCHKSNLDAAVAARLAGMDFIEP; this is translated from the coding sequence ATGGCTATCGATGTCGAACTGAGCTCCTATCCTGGCCTCGATGAGCGGATCGTCGTGGTCCGGGCGGGTGATGAGGTCGACTGCGTCTTCGTACGCACCGAGCGGTTCAACGTCCTCGTGGACACGCTGGCCACGCCGAGCCTTTGTGCGCGTGCGATGGAACTGCTTGCCGACCGAATTCACGATCGTCCCCTTGTCGTGATCAATTCCCACATGGACTGGGACCATTTCTGGGGCAACCTGGCAATCGACATTCATGTGCCGATCATTGCTCACGACAAGGCGATCGAGAGACTGCGCGATCCATCCGCCCAGCAAACACTTGCCGAAAAGAGATCACAGGAATCACGCTTCCGCGACGTTGAAATCGTAATGCCGACGGCCAGCTTCTCAGGCGAAAGCATGACGCTGCACGGAGGGGATCTGACGCTGGAACTGCTGCATACGCCCGGACACACGCCCGACCATGTTGCGGTCTGGATACCGGAGCTTCAGGTCTGCCTGGCCGTCGATGCAGTCGAACACCCTATCCCGGAAGTCTGGAGCCGATCGCCTGATGATCTTCGCAACCTTTGCCTGTCGCTCAGGAAAATCCGCGACCTGCTGCCGCGTTACGTCATTCTCGCACATGGCCAAACCGCCGACCCTTCGATAGTCGAGCGCAACATCGCATATTTTGAAAATCTGAGGGACGCGGTCGCGCGATTGCCGGAGAGCCTTTTGGCCCAGGATGCCCTGAACGAGCAGCCTGGCTGCAGGATTGAGGACTTCGTCACTTTTCCTGTTGGCATGCCCGAGGAGACGCGGGCCTTCTACCGGAACTGCCATAAATCGAATCTGGACGCGGCTGTCGCTGCCCGGCTGGCAGGAATGGACTTCATTGAGCCGTGA
- a CDS encoding L,D-transpeptidase has protein sequence MSRTLQKAALAALALGFAAYVAHAAGTQIYDSKTRKWVDYDKNTARKYFARNKQVPDAFRRQVVTFRTAEEPGTIIIDGNQHFLYLVQPGGQAIRYGIGVGREGFGWAGIVRVGRTAEWPTWTPPAEMVARDPNAAKWAAGQPGGPDNPLGARALYLYAGDADTIYRIHGTPESWSIGLDVSSGCIRMNNDDIIDLHSRIKVGAKVIVLMQGAALYKGV, from the coding sequence ATGAGCCGGACATTGCAGAAAGCCGCCCTCGCCGCACTCGCGCTTGGTTTCGCCGCCTATGTCGCTCATGCGGCCGGCACGCAGATCTACGATTCCAAGACGCGGAAATGGGTCGACTACGACAAGAACACGGCGCGCAAATATTTCGCCCGCAACAAGCAGGTTCCGGATGCCTTCCGCCGGCAGGTCGTGACCTTCCGCACGGCGGAGGAGCCGGGCACCATCATCATCGACGGCAACCAGCATTTTCTCTATCTCGTGCAGCCCGGAGGCCAGGCGATCCGCTACGGCATCGGGGTCGGTCGCGAAGGCTTCGGCTGGGCCGGCATCGTGCGTGTGGGCCGTACCGCCGAATGGCCGACCTGGACCCCGCCCGCCGAAATGGTGGCCCGCGACCCGAATGCCGCCAAATGGGCGGCCGGCCAGCCCGGCGGCCCGGACAATCCGCTCGGCGCCCGCGCCCTCTATCTCTATGCGGGCGATGCCGACACGATCTATCGCATCCATGGCACGCCTGAATCCTGGTCGATCGGCCTCGACGTATCCTCGGGCTGCATTCGCATGAACAATGACGACATCATCGATCTGCACTCGCGGATAAAGGTCGGCGCCAAGGTTATCGTCCTGATGCAGGGCGCGGCCCTCTACAAGGGCGTCTGA
- a CDS encoding cold-shock protein, with protein MATKGTVKFFNQDKGFGFITPEGGAKDVFVHISALQASGIQSLREGQQVSFDTEPDRMGKGPKAVNIQAF; from the coding sequence ATGGCCACCAAGGGCACCGTAAAATTCTTCAACCAGGACAAGGGTTTTGGTTTCATCACGCCGGAAGGCGGCGCGAAGGACGTTTTCGTCCACATCTCCGCTCTCCAGGCTTCTGGCATCCAGTCGCTCCGCGAAGGCCAGCAGGTTTCTTTCGACACCGAGCCGGATCGCATGGGCAAGGGCCCGAAGGCCGTCAACATCCAGGCCTTCTGA
- a CDS encoding SDR family NAD(P)-dependent oxidoreductase yields the protein MDLKLDGKTALVTGSSKGIGEAIARGLASEKAIVIVHGRNRAETEHVAGEITAEGGRAHAVTGDLTVDNEVERLIDEVQALAGRIDILVNNAGGSGEPEDWANSRPATWAAAYDRNVLAAVRVTTRLLPDMRKAGFGRIINISSLAGLMPPAGRPDYSACKAAMNAMTSSMAKAVAAEGVTVNTISPGTIRSARLDARFREVAAERGVAADAGWETIEQAVLPLFAEVPLGRVGTLEEIADAVSFLVSPRAGYITGVNLRVDGGMLPAI from the coding sequence ATGGATTTGAAACTCGACGGCAAAACGGCGCTCGTCACCGGCAGCAGCAAGGGCATAGGCGAAGCGATCGCCAGAGGGCTTGCCAGCGAGAAGGCCATCGTCATCGTCCACGGCCGCAACAGGGCTGAAACGGAGCACGTGGCCGGCGAGATCACTGCCGAAGGCGGCCGCGCCCATGCGGTAACAGGCGACCTCACCGTCGATAACGAGGTGGAGCGCCTGATCGACGAGGTACAGGCGCTTGCCGGCCGGATCGACATCCTCGTCAACAATGCCGGCGGCTCGGGCGAGCCGGAGGACTGGGCGAACAGCCGTCCTGCCACCTGGGCCGCAGCCTACGACCGCAACGTTCTGGCTGCCGTCAGGGTAACCACAAGGCTGTTGCCTGACATGCGCAAGGCAGGCTTCGGCCGCATCATCAATATTTCCAGCCTCGCCGGCCTGATGCCGCCTGCCGGCAGGCCTGATTATTCCGCCTGCAAGGCCGCGATGAACGCCATGACCTCTTCCATGGCCAAGGCGGTGGCAGCCGAGGGCGTGACCGTCAACACGATTTCGCCAGGCACGATCCGCAGCGCCCGCCTGGACGCCCGTTTCCGTGAGGTGGCTGCTGAGCGCGGCGTGGCTGCTGATGCCGGATGGGAGACGATCGAGCAGGCGGTGCTGCCGCTTTTCGCCGAGGTGCCGCTTGGCCGGGTGGGGACGCTGGAAGAGATCGCCGACGCCGTCTCCTTCCTCGTCAGCCCGCGGGCCGGCTATATCACCGGCGTCAATCTCAGGGTCGATGGCGGCATGCTGCCGGCGATCTGA
- a CDS encoding arabinose transporter: MAFRLTGDREQARLYLLTAILFISYLCVAIALPVVPVFVTGALGLGNGWAGLGVGIAFLATILTRGYAGGLADGRGAELAVQRGLIFYVAGALISPAAGLALQAPAAAFAILVAGRLSIGLGEGLVAVGVIAWGIGLVGPQRSGRVLALIGAAIYGALGLGGPVGLLLLDHLGFAGTMAVSAVLPLLGLAAIRSVPAVAAHPGRERPPLAAVIGRIWVHGLIVCLQGMGFAAIGSFFTLYFRDLGWDHAGLGLTAFGCGFVLVRLVFGHLPDRYGGLSVAVVSLAVEAIGQLLIWSAGDPTVALIGAFMTGLGCSMIFPAMGREVVHLVAPHLRGTALGGFSAFQDLAYGLTGPLAGVLADRAGYGSVFLVGGATAVCGFVIAVALRRGKVVAAG, translated from the coding sequence ATGGCTTTCCGTCTTACCGGTGATCGCGAGCAGGCAAGGCTTTACCTGCTCACCGCGATCCTCTTCATCTCCTATCTCTGCGTTGCAATCGCGCTTCCGGTCGTGCCGGTCTTCGTGACAGGCGCGCTTGGTCTCGGCAATGGCTGGGCGGGCCTCGGCGTCGGCATTGCCTTTCTCGCCACCATCCTTACCCGCGGCTATGCCGGCGGGCTTGCCGATGGCAGGGGCGCCGAGCTTGCCGTGCAGCGTGGCCTCATCTTCTATGTGGCGGGCGCGCTGATTTCGCCCGCAGCCGGGCTTGCGCTGCAGGCTCCGGCTGCGGCCTTCGCCATTCTCGTAGCCGGGCGGCTTTCGATCGGGCTCGGCGAAGGCCTTGTTGCCGTCGGCGTCATTGCCTGGGGCATCGGGCTCGTCGGGCCGCAGCGTTCCGGCCGGGTGCTGGCGCTCATCGGCGCGGCGATCTACGGCGCTCTTGGGCTTGGCGGGCCTGTTGGACTGCTGCTGCTCGATCATCTCGGCTTTGCCGGCACGATGGCCGTCAGCGCCGTACTGCCCTTGCTGGGGCTTGCCGCGATCCGCAGCGTGCCCGCCGTTGCCGCCCATCCGGGCAGGGAGCGCCCGCCGCTTGCCGCCGTCATTGGCCGCATCTGGGTGCATGGGTTGATCGTCTGCCTGCAGGGCATGGGCTTTGCGGCAATCGGGTCCTTCTTCACGCTCTATTTCCGGGATCTTGGCTGGGATCATGCCGGCCTGGGGCTCACCGCCTTCGGCTGCGGCTTCGTGCTCGTGCGCCTCGTCTTCGGCCATCTGCCGGATCGCTATGGCGGGCTTTCGGTCGCCGTCGTGTCGCTGGCGGTCGAAGCCATCGGCCAGTTGCTGATCTGGAGTGCCGGCGATCCGACCGTCGCCCTGATCGGTGCCTTCATGACTGGCCTCGGCTGCTCGATGATCTTTCCCGCCATGGGGCGTGAAGTCGTGCATCTCGTGGCACCGCATCTGCGCGGCACGGCGCTTGGCGGCTTCTCGGCTTTTCAGGATCTGGCTTACGGGCTGACCGGGCCGCTGGCTGGCGTGCTGGCAGATCGGGCAGGCTATGGCAGCGTGTTTCTCGTCGGCGGGGCGACGGCGGTTTGCGGGTTTGTGATCGCTGTCGCGTTGAGGCGAGGGAAGGTGGTTGCTGCGGGGTGA
- a CDS encoding glycosyltransferase family 25 protein, whose product MRILIISRKAEEVRRSFQIRQMAALGLSFEFLDAFEAADLTAEECQTAASNWPSPTRRQDIGCFLSHRKAWETVVEHGAKMLILEDDAVLSDDIAAVLANIEAREDAWNSVYDLEFAPRRHILNRKRAWQDEAGRFGATRVYQNRVGLAGYVIGPEAAKRMLAETTTYSLIDAHFWHRSWLAAYQIEPAPVIQQRFLEDEAESADFVRPEKDLVFLPLSKVRKQLRRLELESIKARNLIVGLFVGRKRDVLVDRSRFNAGAVK is encoded by the coding sequence TTGAGAATATTGATCATCAGCCGCAAGGCGGAGGAGGTTCGGCGGAGCTTCCAGATCCGGCAGATGGCCGCGCTCGGCCTGTCCTTCGAGTTTCTCGACGCATTCGAAGCTGCCGATCTCACCGCCGAGGAATGCCAGACGGCTGCCAGCAACTGGCCGAGCCCGACGCGCCGGCAGGACATCGGCTGCTTCCTGTCCCACCGCAAGGCCTGGGAGACGGTTGTAGAGCATGGCGCGAAGATGCTCATCCTCGAAGACGATGCGGTGCTGTCGGACGATATTGCCGCCGTCCTCGCCAATATCGAAGCCCGCGAGGATGCCTGGAACAGCGTCTACGACCTCGAATTCGCCCCGCGGCGCCATATCCTCAACCGCAAGCGCGCATGGCAGGATGAGGCCGGCCGTTTTGGCGCGACCCGTGTCTATCAGAACCGCGTGGGGCTGGCAGGCTATGTCATCGGCCCCGAGGCGGCAAAACGCATGCTAGCCGAAACCACCACCTATTCGCTGATCGATGCGCATTTCTGGCACCGCTCCTGGCTCGCCGCCTACCAGATCGAGCCGGCACCCGTCATCCAGCAGCGGTTTCTGGAGGATGAGGCCGAGAGCGCCGATTTCGTGCGCCCGGAAAAGGACCTGGTCTTCCTGCCGCTCAGCAAGGTGCGCAAGCAGTTGCGCCGGCTGGAGCTAGAGAGCATCAAGGCGAGAAACCTCATCGTCGGCCTGTTCGTGGGGCGGAAGCGGGATGTTCTCGTCGATCGCTCCAGGTTCAATGCGGGTGCGGTGAAATAG